One genomic window of Peromyscus maniculatus bairdii isolate BWxNUB_F1_BW_parent chromosome 2, HU_Pman_BW_mat_3.1, whole genome shotgun sequence includes the following:
- the Med8 gene encoding mediator of RNA polymerase II transcription subunit 8 isoform X4, producing MRQTEGRVPVFSHEVVPDHLRTKPDPEVEEQEKQLTTDAARIGADAAQKQIQSLNKMCSNLLEKISKEERESESGGLRSNKQTFNPADTNALVAAVAFGKGLSNWRPSGSSGPGQPGQPGAGTILAGTSGLQQVQMAGAPNQPQTMLSGVQMAQAGQPGKMPSGIKTNIKSASMHPYQR from the exons ATG CGTCAGACTGAAGGACGAGTGCCTGTTTTCAGCCATGAGGTTGTCCCTGACCATTTGAGAACCAAGCCTGACCCTGAAGTTGAAGAGCAAGAGAAGCAGCTGACAACAGATGCTGCCAGAATTGGTGCTGATGCAGCTCAG AAGCAGATCCAGAGCTTGAATAAAATGTGCTCAAACCTTTTGGAGAAAATCAGCAAAGAGGAACGCGAGTCAGAGAGTGGAG gtcTCCGGTCAAACAAGCAGACTTTCAACCCTGCAGACACTAATGCTTTAGTGGCAGCCGTTGCCTTTGGGAAGGGGCTGTCTAATTGGAGACCTTCAGGTAGCAGTGGTCCTGGCCAACCTGGCCAGCCAGGAGCTGGTACAATCCTTGCAGGAACCTCAGGATTACAGCAAGTTCAGATGGCAGGTGCTCCAAACCAGCCGCAGACAATGCTCAGTGGAGTCCAGATGGCTCAAGCAGGTCAGCCAG GGAAAATGCCAAGTGGAATAAAAACCAACATCAAGTCAGCTTCAATGCATCCCTACCAGCGGTGA
- the Med8 gene encoding mediator of RNA polymerase II transcription subunit 8 isoform X1 has translation MQREEKQLEASLDALLNQVADLKNSLGSFIYKLENEYDRLTWPSVLDSFALLSGQLNTLNKVLKHEKTPLFRNQVIIPLVLSPDRDEDLMRQTEGRVPVFSHEVVPDHLRTKPDPEVEEQEKQLTTDAARIGADAAQKQIQSLNKMCSNLLEKISKEERESESGGLRSNKQTFNPADTNALVAAVAFGKGLSNWRPSGSSGPGQPGQPGAGTILAGTSGLQQVQMAGAPNQPQTMLSGVQMAQAGQPGKMPSGIKTNIKSASMHPYQR, from the exons ATGCAG agggaggagaaGCAGCTTGAGGCATCATTAGATGCCCTGCTGAATCAAGTGGCTGATCTGAAGAATTCGCTGGGGAGTTTCATTTACAAGTTGGAAAACGAGTATGACCGGCTGACCTG GCCTTCTGTCCTGGACAGCTTTGCACTGCTGTCTGGACAGTTGAACACTCTGAACAAGGTCTTAAAGCATGAGAAGACACCACTGTTCCGTAACCAGGTCATCATCCCCCTGGTGCTGTCCCCAGATCGAGATGAAGACCTCATG CGTCAGACTGAAGGACGAGTGCCTGTTTTCAGCCATGAGGTTGTCCCTGACCATTTGAGAACCAAGCCTGACCCTGAAGTTGAAGAGCAAGAGAAGCAGCTGACAACAGATGCTGCCAGAATTGGTGCTGATGCAGCTCAG AAGCAGATCCAGAGCTTGAATAAAATGTGCTCAAACCTTTTGGAGAAAATCAGCAAAGAGGAACGCGAGTCAGAGAGTGGAG gtcTCCGGTCAAACAAGCAGACTTTCAACCCTGCAGACACTAATGCTTTAGTGGCAGCCGTTGCCTTTGGGAAGGGGCTGTCTAATTGGAGACCTTCAGGTAGCAGTGGTCCTGGCCAACCTGGCCAGCCAGGAGCTGGTACAATCCTTGCAGGAACCTCAGGATTACAGCAAGTTCAGATGGCAGGTGCTCCAAACCAGCCGCAGACAATGCTCAGTGGAGTCCAGATGGCTCAAGCAGGTCAGCCAG GGAAAATGCCAAGTGGAATAAAAACCAACATCAAGTCAGCTTCAATGCATCCCTACCAGCGGTGA
- the Med8 gene encoding mediator of RNA polymerase II transcription subunit 8 isoform X2, producing MQREEKQLEASLDALLNQVADLKNSLGSFIYKLENEYDRLTWPSVLDSFALLSGQLNTLNKVLKHEKTPLFRNQVIIPLVLSPDRDEDLMRQTEGRVPVFSHEVVPDHLRTKPDPEVEEQEKQLTTDAARIGADAAQKQIQSLNKMCSNLLEKISKEERESESGGLRSNKQTFNPADTNALVAAVAFGKGLSNWRPSGSSGPGQPGQPGAGTILAGTSGLQQVQMAGAPNQPQTMLSGVQMAQAGKMPSGIKTNIKSASMHPYQR from the exons atgcagagggaggagaaGCAGCTTGAGGCATCATTAGATGCCCTGCTGAATCAAGTGGCTGATCTGAAGAATTCGCTGGGGAGTTTCATTTACAAGTTGGAAAACGAGTATGACCGGCTGACCTG GCCTTCTGTCCTGGACAGCTTTGCACTGCTGTCTGGACAGTTGAACACTCTGAACAAGGTCTTAAAGCATGAGAAGACACCACTGTTCCGTAACCAGGTCATCATCCCCCTGGTGCTGTCCCCAGATCGAGATGAAGACCTCATG CGTCAGACTGAAGGACGAGTGCCTGTTTTCAGCCATGAGGTTGTCCCTGACCATTTGAGAACCAAGCCTGACCCTGAAGTTGAAGAGCAAGAGAAGCAGCTGACAACAGATGCTGCCAGAATTGGTGCTGATGCAGCTCAG AAGCAGATCCAGAGCTTGAATAAAATGTGCTCAAACCTTTTGGAGAAAATCAGCAAAGAGGAACGCGAGTCAGAGAGTGGAG gtcTCCGGTCAAACAAGCAGACTTTCAACCCTGCAGACACTAATGCTTTAGTGGCAGCCGTTGCCTTTGGGAAGGGGCTGTCTAATTGGAGACCTTCAGGTAGCAGTGGTCCTGGCCAACCTGGCCAGCCAGGAGCTGGTACAATCCTTGCAGGAACCTCAGGATTACAGCAAGTTCAGATGGCAGGTGCTCCAAACCAGCCGCAGACAATGCTCAGTGGAGTCCAGATGGCTCAAGCAG GGAAAATGCCAAGTGGAATAAAAACCAACATCAAGTCAGCTTCAATGCATCCCTACCAGCGGTGA
- the Med8 gene encoding mediator of RNA polymerase II transcription subunit 8 isoform X3: MQREEKQLEASLDALLNQVADLKNSLGSFIYKLENEYDRLTWPSVLDSFALLSGQLNTLNKVLKHEKTPLFRNQVIIPLVLSPDRDEDLMRQTEGRVPVFSHEVVPDHLRTKPDPEVEEQEKQLTTDAARIGADAAQKQIQSLNKMCSNLLEKISKEERESESGGLRSNKQTFNPADTNALVAAVAFGKGLSNWRPSGSSGPGQPGQPGAGTILAGTSGLQQVQMAGAPNQPQTMLSGVQMAQAGKMPSGIKTNIKSASMHPYQR; the protein is encoded by the exons ATGCAG agggaggagaaGCAGCTTGAGGCATCATTAGATGCCCTGCTGAATCAAGTGGCTGATCTGAAGAATTCGCTGGGGAGTTTCATTTACAAGTTGGAAAACGAGTATGACCGGCTGACCTG GCCTTCTGTCCTGGACAGCTTTGCACTGCTGTCTGGACAGTTGAACACTCTGAACAAGGTCTTAAAGCATGAGAAGACACCACTGTTCCGTAACCAGGTCATCATCCCCCTGGTGCTGTCCCCAGATCGAGATGAAGACCTCATG CGTCAGACTGAAGGACGAGTGCCTGTTTTCAGCCATGAGGTTGTCCCTGACCATTTGAGAACCAAGCCTGACCCTGAAGTTGAAGAGCAAGAGAAGCAGCTGACAACAGATGCTGCCAGAATTGGTGCTGATGCAGCTCAG AAGCAGATCCAGAGCTTGAATAAAATGTGCTCAAACCTTTTGGAGAAAATCAGCAAAGAGGAACGCGAGTCAGAGAGTGGAG gtcTCCGGTCAAACAAGCAGACTTTCAACCCTGCAGACACTAATGCTTTAGTGGCAGCCGTTGCCTTTGGGAAGGGGCTGTCTAATTGGAGACCTTCAGGTAGCAGTGGTCCTGGCCAACCTGGCCAGCCAGGAGCTGGTACAATCCTTGCAGGAACCTCAGGATTACAGCAAGTTCAGATGGCAGGTGCTCCAAACCAGCCGCAGACAATGCTCAGTGGAGTCCAGATGGCTCAAGCAG GGAAAATGCCAAGTGGAATAAAAACCAACATCAAGTCAGCTTCAATGCATCCCTACCAGCGGTGA